GCCACCTCCCGGCGCTCCGGCACATACGCCAGCGAGAGGGCCACTCTCGCACCGCCGTCTCGCCTGTCCGGCGTGGTAAAGCTGTCTGCCGGCTCGGTCTCGCCATTTTCCACGGCATTTCTCTGCCATCCGTTCGCCGCAGCGCCGGGCATGAGAGAGAGCAGCACAACACCCGCCAGCAACCATGCCGTCCATGACTGTACTCGTTCGTTCATGACTTTTTCCTCCTCATTGTCTATATATTCCGATCGTAACGGCAAAGGAACCCCTCCGCCACCATATTTTCGTCATGTCCGTGTAAAATTTGTGCGCGCCAAAAGCGCCGCAAGCGTCCGCGGAGCATCACGAATTTTTATTTGATTGCTATTTTGATCGGATTGTAGTATGCTGATACTTGTCAGGGAGTGGATACCGATGCCTTTCGACAGCAGAGATATCATCGATGAAGCCGGACGCCATTTGGCCAACTGCCTTGGATCGAGTTTTAAGAAGGCAGCTCCGAGCCACAGGAGATATGAGCGCCCTCTCCAACACCGCCGCTTTGTTCAATCAGGGCCATGCCTTTTTGATAGGGAGTATTGCAGACAAAACACACGATAAGGACATGAGATTTATGCTGACACATGAAGATATATGCCGGGCTGTAAAAAAAGCAGCCTCGAAATACAAGATTCAAAACGCCTATTATTTTGGTTCCTATGCCAGAGGAACTCAAAATGATGAGAGCGATTTGGATTTGTTGGTTGACTTCGATGTACCTTCAATTTCTTTGTTCACTATAGCGGGTCTGGCGGCGGATTTAGAGGAAGTTTTGCATACAGAAGTGGACGTACTGAAGCTGCCCTTGCCGAAAGAAACGCATCTGCGCATAGAAAAGATGGTGAAATGCTATGGAATTGAGGGATAGACGCATACTGGCCAAGATGCGAGAAGAATCACGGCTTGTCAGCAAGTTCATGGACGGCGTTGAATATAACGGGTTCATGCAAAACGAAGAAAAAAAGCGAGCTGTGACACAGACTCTGGCCAACATCGGCGAGCTTTGCCATGTTTTGTCCGACGACGTGAAAGCGCAGTACAAAAATATCCCTTGGTCGGCAATTCGTAAGACAAGGAATGTCATTGCTCACGATTATGAATCCGTGGATTTTACAGACATTTGGCATTCCGCAACGATTGATGTACTTGACTTGGCGGTAGAAATTGACGCAATTGAGCGCGATATTGGCGTAGAGCTATATAGCGATTCGGAGCGTGAAGCCAATTATAATGAAATTTTAAACGCAATCAAGGAAGCTGATGAAGCAAGATAAACGATATGCTTATGGGACTTATAACTCCTTTGACGAATATCCCCAGAGCGCCATCCGGCCTGAAACCTTTGGTCAGGCAGATTTCCTGAAACTCTCCTTCTAAATTGCGGTGCGCGCCAAAAGCGCCGCAGGCGTTGTATCCACAACGTCTGCGGCGCTTTATGAGACATGGGTTTAGCCCAAACAGTGCCCCGTTAGGCTCTGTCAGAACTCGTTACGGCGTCGCCTCCGCCGCGGGGCCAAGCGGGTTGTTCTGGTCGTCCCAGACAAACAGTCCGACGGAATAGCCGGACCCAAATGCGGCTTCCGCCGCGTTGCTGAGCCTCGTGAGGTCGTCTTTCGCCGCTGTGAACGCCTCGATGTCCGTGCTGACCAGCCGTCCGGCGGGGTCATATATGGCAAGGAGACTGTTTCCGGTCACGCTGTCCGGCGTATAGTTTTCGACAAGCGTCTGGAACCTGACTTCAGATGCCGTTTGCTCAGAAGACTGCACCGTGGCGTATGCCCCCTGCTCCGCAACCGCGAGCCAGCTGATCATCGGCTGGGTGTTGCCGCCCGCCGCCGCGCCAGCCGTCTTGTACATGCTGACTTTCACGACCGTGGGCGCGCTCAGCGTGAAGAACAGGGTGTCCGTCTGGCGTGAACCAACCGCCGCGCCATTGGCTGTTGACAGCGTATTGTTCACCGTCGCCAGCAACCGCCCGTCTTCGTCGATCACATCGATCGTATACGGTCTTGCGACGTCGGCGCCCTGCGGCCAGAACTCGTGGATACCTGTCGTCAGCATGTAACTGCCGGCCGGCAGCGACAACTCGTACGTCATAACGGCGGCGTTCGCGTCGTCCCAGGAGTACCAGCCATAATGGAATTTGTCGGTGTAGTTTGGCACCTTGTAATACTGAAGATTCTCATTGATCGCCGGGTGCATGACCGCGCCGGTCACGCCGTAGGCCCCGGTCTCCGTCGTATAGCCCCAGGAACCGTCGCCCTTTGCCTTGTCGGGCGCATCGCCGTTGAGCAAATCTGCCACAAGGGCGCTGACGCTGTTCCAGGCGCGCGAGCCGACGGCCTTTTTCCCGTCGGCGGCCTCGACCATCGAACCCGCGTCAATGAAATACTTGAGCCCGCGCGGTACTATCTCGATATCGGCGGATACGTTGGCGGTCACGCCGTCCGCGGTCGCCGTGCCCGTGACGGTAATCGTCTGATAGGCTTTTGCCTGCGCCGGCAGCGCCGCCAGCGTATTCCAAACGACCGCGGCCGTCTTATTGCCGTGGCCGTACGTAGATACCGTCACGGTCGCCGGCAGTTTCGCCCCTATGCCGCCCGGCGTCGCTTCGTGTACATAAAGCGCCGAATGGAGGTTTGTCAAGATGCCGGTAATCTCGTCGGGATCGGTCGGAACCGCGGTGCCCGGCTGATAGATCTGCACCCACGCCACGTCTGGGCCTTGGTTTTGTGTTCTGGCGTAGAACGTCAGCGTAAGCTCACAATCCGCGGCGAGCGTAATAGCGGTCGGGCTCGCGCCGTTGTTTAGAATCTGCTGTCTGGTGGAACTGCTGACCGACGCCTGCCCCAGCGACTGTGTGCGCGCGGCGCCGTCATTCCAAGTGGCTATCATCTCCGTTGTTCTCGGTCCGGACCACCACTCGTACAGACACGCCGCCACGACATATGTCCCGGCTTTCATCGCAATTCTGTAGCGGTAGTTGACGCCGGCGGTATTGGTATTTCCGTAAAGGCCGGTGTCAATCTTGGTTGATTCATAGGTACCTGTGCGCACGCCGAGTCCGGCGGACGGCGAACCCTCCTGATAACCCCAGGAGTTCGCGGCGTACGCCTTGTCGGAGACTGTGTTCACCAGAGCCGCTCCGACAAGACCTTTCACGGCGTCGTACAGATCGGAGCCGCTCGCCGCGGTGCCGGAGTTAATCCAGGCGACCGTGCCGGGTTTGATGACCTCGACCTTCACACCGGTGAACGTTTTGCCGCCGACCGTCACGGAAGCGTTTGTCACGGTGGCAAACGCCGCGCCGGTCACGTTGCCCCAGACGGCCGGCAGGGTGGCTTCTTTTCCCGTGGCCGTGACCACTTCGACAACCCTTGGCAGACCGGTGAGCGCCGTGCCGGTGGGCGTTCCGCTGGTGTTGTAGGCGGCGAACGCCGTTTTCTTGAGGCTGGCGATCTCAACGTTTCTCACGGTCACGTTGTACGTCCGTGTCGTCACACCGTCATCCGCCGTCACCGTGTACGCAGCGGCCGTACCGACGGTGAACGTCTGCGCGCCGGATGGCGCGTAGGAAGCGCCCGGGGACACAGTCACGGCTGGCGTAACACCTGCTAAGTCTGTGCCCGGAATGACGTATACCGTGATGTCGCCGCCCTCAATCACCCCATGGGCGGCGGAACCGTCCAGATCGGTCAGACTGAACGCGGTGATGTTGCATTCCGTCGATTTCGCAACCGTCACCGTCACGCTGTATTGTTTTGTGTGGCTGCCGTCGGCGGACGTCACGGAGTACGCCTTCGCGACCCCGGGGACAAACGTCACGGCGCCCGACGGGCCGTACGCCGCGCCCGCGGACACGAACACCACCGGCGTCACGTCGGCAAGGTCTGTGCCGTACGGCACGGTGACGGCGATGTCACTCCCGTCGACCACGCCGGCCGCTCCGGCCAGTGTGAAGCCGATGATGTCGCCGGCGGTGGCCGGCGAGAGCGTGATCGTGACCGTGTAGGTCTTCGTGCTCTGCGGCGTGACGACCGTCACGGCAACCGGGCCGCGCGAGAAGTCCAGCGCTCCCTCCGTTTGAAGCGTCGCGCCGAG
This genomic interval from Oscillospiraceae bacterium contains the following:
- a CDS encoding nucleotidyltransferase domain-containing protein, which translates into the protein MKPDAIWPTALDRVLRRQLRATGDMSALSNTAALFNQGHAFLIGSIADKTHDKDMRFMLTHEDICRAVKKAASKYKIQNAYYFGSYARGTQNDESDLDLLVDFDVPSISLFTIAGLAADLEEVLHTEVDVLKLPLPKETHLRIEKMVKCYGIEG
- a CDS encoding DUF86 domain-containing protein — protein: MELRDRRILAKMREESRLVSKFMDGVEYNGFMQNEEKKRAVTQTLANIGELCHVLSDDVKAQYKNIPWSAIRKTRNVIAHDYESVDFTDIWHSATIDVLDLAVEIDAIERDIGVELYSDSEREANYNEILNAIKEADEAR